The following proteins come from a genomic window of Lolium rigidum isolate FL_2022 chromosome 5, APGP_CSIRO_Lrig_0.1, whole genome shotgun sequence:
- the LOC124657810 gene encoding receptor-like protein kinase HSL1 yields MAALRRLLLPILALLVLHPLRTVTSSDAGHLLAAKHELSDPAGALSGWDARHHLCAWPHVTCAKKSTTAVAELYIYNLSIAGVFPSSLCSLRSLRRLNLAGNDIAGPLPACLADLPALSDLDLSGNYFSGGVPAAYGAGFRSLVEFKMVQNSLSGNFPAFLTNLTTLKVLQLAYNPFTPSTLPDNLGDLANLRQLYLASCNLTGKIPSSIGNLGNLGNLDLSFNRLSGEIPASVGNLSSLFQMEAYSNHLSGKIPEGLGSLKMLRNIDISMNLFTGELPADMFAGPSLESVHIYQNQLTGRLPASLGTARRLTDLRMFELVASDNSFSGRVPPSLVQLSQLFLLDLSNNSLSGEIPGVFGRFKRLTRLNLSHNHLTGIIPPEIGETSGMDMLDLSNNELSGGVPAQLQNLHPSAFNLSYNKLRGPLPRFFTASRYRESFLGNPGLCYGLCTSNADPDAIQRARINMAATILSTAAIILLIALAWFTYKYRIYKKRAAEIDCEKATWVLTSFHRVDFDEMDIVNSLDESNVIGEGAAGKVYRSVVGPRSEAVAVKKLWATTTADGATVDNSKDDDTFEAEVATLSRIRHKNIVKLFCSVTSRACRLLVYEYMPNGSLGDLLHGAKAGVLDWPARLKIAVHAAEGLCYLHHDCVPSIVHRDVKSNNILLDAEFGAKVADFGVAKTLGDEPATMSVIAGSCGYIAPEYAYTLHVTEKSDVFSFGVVILELVTGKSPMAPEIGEKDLVAWVCDTIDQNGAESVLDQKLADQFKNEMRRVLNIGLLCVNKSPNNRPPMRSVVKLLLEVQGENKPKAKKEAAPAV; encoded by the exons ATGGCCgccctccgccgccttctcctccccaTCCTCGCTCTCCTAGTCCTACACCCACTCCGCACCGTCACCTCCTCcgacgccggccacctcctcgccGCCAAGCACGAGCTCTCCGACCCCGCCGGCGCCCTCTCCGGCTGGGATGCCCGGCACCACCTCTGCGCATGGCCGCACGTGACCTGCGCCAAGAAATCCACCACCGCCGTCGCCGAGCTGTACATCTACAACCTCTCCATCGCCGGCGTTTTCCCGTCATCGCTCTGCTCCCTGAGGTCCCTGCGGCGCCTCAACCTCGCCGGGAACGACATCGCCGGCCCCCTGCCCGCCTGCCTCGCCGACCTCCCGGCGCTCTCGGACCTCGACCTCTCCGGCAACTACTTCTCCGGCGGGGTCCCGGCGGCCTACGGCGCCGGCTTTCGGTCGCTCGTCGAGTTCAAGATGGTCCAGAACTCCCTCTCCGGCAACTTCCCGGCGTTCCTCACCAACCTCACCACCCTCAAGGTGCTCCAGCTCGCCTACAACCCCTTCACGCCGTCGACATTGCCGGACAATCTCGGCGACCTCGCCAACCTCCGTCAGCTATATCTCGCCAGTTGCAACCTCACCGGTAAAATCCCCTCTTCCATCGGAAACCTTGGGAATCTGGGCAATCTGGACCTCTCTTTTAACCGCCTCTCCGGCGAGATACCCGCAAGCGTTGGGAATTTGAGCTCTCTGTTCCAGATGGAGGCCTACAGCAACCACCTATCCGGGAAGATACCGGAGGGGCTGGGGAGCCTCAAGATGCTCCGTAACATTGACATCTCCATGAACCTGTTCACCGGCGAGCTACCGGCGGACATGTTCGCCGGGCCAAGCCTGGAGAGCGTGCACATCTACCAGAACCAGCTCACCGGGCGCCTTCCGGCGTCGCTCGGGACGGCGCGGCGCCTGACCGATCTGAGGATGTTCG AGCTTGTGGCTTCAGATAACAGCTTCTCCGGTCGGGTGCCTCCATCGCTTGTTCAGCTTTCCCAGCTTTTCCTGCTGGATTTGAGTAACAATTCACTCTCTGGGGAGATCCCAGGGGTCTTTGGACGGTTCAAGAGGCTGACAAGACTGAACCTTTCGCATAACCACCTCACTGGAATCATCCCTCCAGAGATAGGCGAAACCAGCGGTATGGATATGCTGGATTTGTCCAACAATGAGCTTTCCGGTGGGGTGCCCGCGCAACTGCAGAACCTTCACCCCAGTGCTTTCAACCTCTCCTACAACAAGCTCCGTGGACCTCTGCCTCGTTTCTTCACCGCCTCCAGGTACCGAGAGAGCTTCCTGGGCAACCCTGGCCTGTGCTACGGGCTATGCACAAGCAATGCCGATCCAGACGCCATCCAGCGCGCCCGGATCAACATGGCCGCCACCATCCTCTCCACGGCGGCCATCATCCTGCTCATCGCTCTCGCATGGTTCACCTACAAGTACAGAATCTACAAGAAACGCGCCGCCGAGATCGACTGCGAGAAGGCGACCTGGGTGCTCACGTCCTTCCACAGGGTGGACTTCGACGAGATGGACATCGTCAACAGCCTCGACGAGAGCAACGTGATCGGTGAAGGCGCCGCGGGGAAGGTGTACCGGTCCGTCGTCGGGCCGAGGAGCGAGGCCGTCGCCGTCAAGAAGCTCTGGGCGACCACAACCGCCGACGGTGCCACCGTGGACAACAGCAAGGACGACGACACCTTCGAGGCCGAGGTGGCCACGCTCAGCAGGATCAGGCACAAGAACATCGTCAAGCTCTTCTGCTCCGTCACCAGCAGGGCCTGCCGGCTGCTCGTCTACGAGTACATGCCCAACGGCAGCCTCGGGGACCTGCTCCATGGCGCCAAGGCCGGCGTCCTGGATTGGCCGGCGAGGCTCAAGATCGCCGTCCATGCCGCTGAGGGCCTCTGCTACCTGCACCATGACTGCGTGCCCTCCATTGTGCACCGTGACGTCAAGTCCAACAACATCCTCCTCGATGCCGAGTTTGGCGCCAAGGTTGCGGATTTCGGTGTGGCCAAGACTCTTGGAGATGAGCCGGCCACCATGTCCGTCATCGCTGGCTCCTGCGGTTACATCGCTCCTG AGTATGCCTACACCCTTCATGTAACCGAGAAGAGCGACGTGTTCAGCTTTGGCGTGGTCATTCTGGAGCTCGTCACTGGCAAGAGCCCTATGGCGCCTGAGATCGGCGAGAAGGACCTGGTGGCGTGGGTGTGCGACACCATTGATCAAAACGGTGCGGAGTCTGTTCTTGATCAGAAGCTCGCCGACCAGTTCAAGAACGAGATGCGCAGGGTTTTGAACATCGGCCTACTGTGTGTCAACAAGTCCCCGAACAACCGCCCACCGATGAGGTCTGTGGTGAAGTTGCTGCTGGAGGTGCAGGGAGAGAACAAGCCCAAGGCCAAGAAGGAGGCGGCCCCTGCCGTCTGA